The Pseudoxanthomonas sp. genome segment CTTCCGGCATCACGATCTGCCGCGCGAACGGATCCACCTGCACGGACGCCGACGATTCCACCGTCTCGGCAATCGTCTTGAAGCCGATCCAGCGGCCGGTGTAACGGCTCATCGCCCAGCCCACCAGGCCCAGGTCGAGGATGTCCTGCACGCCGGCCGGGTTCAGCACCGGCATCATCGCGCTGACGAATTCGTCTTCCGAGCCATGCGGCAGCGTCGAGCTGCGGCAGTTGTGGTCGTCGGCCGCCAGCGCCAGCACGCCACCGAACTTCGAGGTGCCGGCCGCGTTGCCGTGCTTGAACACGTCGCCGCAGCGGTCCACGCCGGGACCCTTGCCGTACCACATGGCATACACGCCATCGACCTTGGCGCCGGGGAACAGGTTGGTCTGCTGGGTGCCCCACACCATGGTGGCGCCGAGGTCCTCGTTGAGGCCCGGGGTGAACTTCACGCCGGCGGACTCGAGATGCTTGCGCGCGCGCCACAGCTCCAGATCGAAGCCACCCAGCGGCGAGCCGCGGTAGCCGCTGATGAAGCCGGCGGTGTTGAGACCGGCGGCCTGGTCGCGCAGCCGCTGCATCAGCGGCAACCGCACCAGCGCCTGCACACCGCTGAGATAGATGCGCCCGTCGGTGCGCGTGTACTTGTGTTCCAGCGTGTAATCGCTGTCGATCACCCCGAGCTGCGGCAGATTGGCGGACGAAGGCGAGGTGAGTTCGGCGGTGCTGGTCATGGCGGGCCCAAGGCGGCTGGCGTGGCCCGAAAACCCCTCGGGCGTGAAGGCGCGCATTGTAACAGCGGCCTTTTCTGTGACCGCCATCACTCCGCCGTTGTGCGTTGCAGCGGTTAGGATGAACGCCGGGGGTTATGGGGTGTCTGGGGGACGTACGTGAAATCCGGTAAGTGCATGTTGCTGGCCGCCGTGCTGGCATCCGTGGTGTTTTCCGCGCAGGCGCAGACGGTGCCTAAGCCGAAGGAATTCTATTTCGACGAGGACCGCGCGGCGGCGCCCGTGATCGCCGTGACCGGGGTCGAAGGCGATGCCCTCGTCGACCAGCTGGTGAAGGCGCGCGAACGCGGCCGCAAGACCATCGAGGCCACCGCGCAACTGGCGCACATCGCGCTGAACGATGGCCGCGTCGACCTGGGCCGCCAGCTCTACCAGCAGGCACTCGGCAGCGCCCAGACCGGCGGCACCCAGTGGCGCTCGATCAGCTGGAACTACGGCTGGGACCTCTACCGCCTGGGCGAACACGAAGCCGCGCTGCAGCAGTGGACGCCCCTGATCGGGGCGGTGGGCGGGGCGTCGTGGATGCCGCCGACCTTCGCGCTGGCGCTGTGGAAGCTGGGTCGCCGGGACGAAGCGGTGCAGTGGTACGGTGCCGCCGTGCGCACCGAGCCGCTGCTGTGGACCGACGCGCGCAACTACGCCACGCTGCTGCCCGAATGGCGCCAGGAAGACCGCGACACGCTGGCCGAAGTGCTGGGCGCCTGGCAGGCCAATCCGCCGGTCTGGCCGTAGCGCGTACTATCGGCGGGTGAAGGCGCGCACCGCGCGCCATTGCCTGTCCACGATGCGCACTCTTGCTTCGCTGTGCCTGGCCACGGCGCTGACCGCCGCCGCCGGTGTTCCCGCGTCCGCCGCCGACCGCATCACCGGTCGCGCCTTCGCCACCCGGTCCGATGTCATCGCGCCGCACGCGATGGCCGCCACCTCGCATCCGCTGGCCACGCAGATCGCGCTGGACGTGATGAAGCGGGGCGGCACCGCGATGGATGCGGCCATCGCCGCCAACGCCGCGCTCGGCCTGATGGAGCCCACCGGCAACGGCATCGGCGGCGACCTGTTCGCCATCGTGTGGGATCCGAAGACGAAGAAGCTGCACGGCTACAACGGCTCCGGCCGGTCGCCGAAATCGCTGACGCTCGACTATTTCAAGCAACAGGGCATCACCGACATCCCGGCGCATGGCCCATTGCCGGTCAGCGTGCCCGGCGCGGTCGACGGCTGGTTCGCGCTGCACGGACGCTTCGGCAAGCTGCCGATGCGTGATGTGCTGGCACCGACCATCCGCTACGCGCGCGAAGGCCATCCGGTCCACCAGACCATCGCCTACTACTGGGAGCGCTCGGTCCCGCGCCTGTCGAAGTTCCCCGGCTTCACCGAGCAGTTCACCATCGAGGGTCGCGCACCCCGCACCGGCGAGATGTGGAAGAACCCCTATCTGGCGGACACGCTGCAGAAGATCGCCGACGGCGGTCGCGACGCGTTCTACAAGGGCGACATCGCGCGCACCATCGACACGTACTTCAAGGCCAACGGCGGCTTCCTGTCGTACGAGGACATGGCGGCGCACCAGGGCGAGTGGGTCGAACCGGTCAGCACCAACTACCGCGGCGTCGACGTGTGGGAACTGCCGCCGAACGGGCAGGGCATCGCCGCGCTGCAAATGCTCAACGTGCTGGAAGGCTACGACTTCAGCCGGATTCCCTTCGGCAGTCCCGAGCATGTGCACCTGCTGGTGGAAGCCAAGAAGCTGGCCTTCGCCGACCGCGCGCGCTGGTACGCCGATCCCGCGTTCCAGCCCGCGCCGGTCGCGCGCCTGATCTCCAAGCCGTACGCACGCGACCGCGCGAAACTCATTTCGCCCGACAAGGTGTTGCGCGAAGTCCAGCCGGGTACGCCGAAGGAACTGGAAGAAGGCGACACCATCTACCTGACCGTCGGCGACAGGGACGGCATGATGGTCTCGCTGATCCAGTCCAACTACCGCGGCATGGGCAGCGGCATGGCGCCGACCGGCCTGGGCTTCATCCTGCAGGACCGCGGCGAGATGTTCGTGCTGAACGGCTGCGAGGGCGCCACGCCGCATCCCAACTGCTACGCGCCGGGCAAGCGTCCGTTCCAGACCATCATCCCGGCCTTCCTCACCAAGGACGGCAAGCCGTGGGTCAGCTTCGGCGTAATGGGCGGCGCGATGCAGCCGCAAGGCCACGTGCAGATCGTGATGAACCTGGTCGACTTCGGCATGACCCTGCAGGAAGCCGGCGACGCCCCACGCGTGCAGCACGACGGCTCCACCGACCCGGTCGGCAGCGCCAAGGCGATGACCGACGGCGGCGTGGTGCAGCTGGAGTCCGGCTTCCCCTACGAAACCGTGCGCGCGCTGATGGACAAGGGCCACCACGTCGAATGGGCGCTCGGCCCGTACGGCGGCTACCAGGCGATCAAGCGCGACCCGGACACCGGCGTGTACTACGGCGCTAGCGAGAGCCGCAAGGATGGGCAGGCCGCGGGGTATTGAGGGGCCAGAACATCGCTTGAGGAGGGTGGGTCGAGCGCAGCGATACCCAACGCCGCACATCTGAGGCTCGCATGAAGGGTATCGCTTCGCTCAACCCATCCTGCGGTCCTCCGTCCTACGATCCGTTCGTGGACAATGCCCGCACCGGTGGGCCAAGGCCCACCCTACGGATCGACGAGATCACCATGGCCACACTCCCCGCACTTCCCGAACTCGCCACCGGCCTCTATCGCCACTACAAGGGCAACGACTACGAAGTCGTCGCGGTGGCGCGGCACTCCGAGACGCTGGAGCCGGTGGTGGTGTATCGC includes the following:
- a CDS encoding tetratricopeptide repeat protein; its protein translation is MLLAAVLASVVFSAQAQTVPKPKEFYFDEDRAAAPVIAVTGVEGDALVDQLVKARERGRKTIEATAQLAHIALNDGRVDLGRQLYQQALGSAQTGGTQWRSISWNYGWDLYRLGEHEAALQQWTPLIGAVGGASWMPPTFALALWKLGRRDEAVQWYGAAVRTEPLLWTDARNYATLLPEWRQEDRDTLAEVLGAWQANPPVWP
- the ggt gene encoding gamma-glutamyltransferase, whose translation is MRTLASLCLATALTAAAGVPASAADRITGRAFATRSDVIAPHAMAATSHPLATQIALDVMKRGGTAMDAAIAANAALGLMEPTGNGIGGDLFAIVWDPKTKKLHGYNGSGRSPKSLTLDYFKQQGITDIPAHGPLPVSVPGAVDGWFALHGRFGKLPMRDVLAPTIRYAREGHPVHQTIAYYWERSVPRLSKFPGFTEQFTIEGRAPRTGEMWKNPYLADTLQKIADGGRDAFYKGDIARTIDTYFKANGGFLSYEDMAAHQGEWVEPVSTNYRGVDVWELPPNGQGIAALQMLNVLEGYDFSRIPFGSPEHVHLLVEAKKLAFADRARWYADPAFQPAPVARLISKPYARDRAKLISPDKVLREVQPGTPKELEEGDTIYLTVGDRDGMMVSLIQSNYRGMGSGMAPTGLGFILQDRGEMFVLNGCEGATPHPNCYAPGKRPFQTIIPAFLTKDGKPWVSFGVMGGAMQPQGHVQIVMNLVDFGMTLQEAGDAPRVQHDGSTDPVGSAKAMTDGGVVQLESGFPYETVRALMDKGHHVEWALGPYGGYQAIKRDPDTGVYYGASESRKDGQAAGY
- a CDS encoding DUF1653 domain-containing protein, with translation MATLPALPELATGLYRHYKGNDYEVVAVARHSETLEPVVVYRALYGEGGLWVRPYAMFCEDVVVDGRSMRRFAPVVPARE